In Thermococcus gorgonarius, the genomic window AGAGAAAAGCCAGGGTCAAAACAGAGAGAAAAGATAGGTGAGAATCACTCGAGAACCTCGAGTATCTTCGCCTTGACGATGCCCTTACCGCCGGTCGGTTCGACTAGTGTGGCCCCGCAAACCAAGCACCTAACCGGTGTTGCGGGGTGGCTGAATACTATCTGTTCGTTTCCGCAGTCAATGCACTTAACTCGGAGAAACCTTGAACGAGGCATTGGGATGAGGTTCTTTGGAAGTGCCATTGATCACACCTCCACGAGTTCGAACTTCTTAACGCGGAAGCCCTTTCCTCTTGTGTGGGCCTTACCGCAGACAGTACACCTGAACCTCAGGTCGAGCTTCTTGACCGGCTTCTCTCTTCCAGCTGGGTTCGGCCTTGGGAAACCGTGGTAACCCTTCATGATTCTCCTAAAGCGCCTCTGGCCCTGACTGAGCTCGCTCCTAGGTCTCTTCTTGACCTTCTCTACTTTGTGAATTGTATGCTTCTTACAAAACGGACAGTATGTCCTTATCTGCTTCGGGTACTTCATGCTCCCACCTCCAGCAGGGGCCCGGTAGGCTCCTACCTGCTCGCTTCGGATGCCCCCGAGCCATGAGGCATGATCGCCTGCATCACCTGATAAAGCCGTCGCTTTAAAAACCTTACCTAGCACAAAACAAAACACAAAAATTTTAAAAAACTTTTTGTTACTTAAATCTTGGAGGTGGTGAGAATGAAGGTCGTGGAAATCGTAAGGGATGCCAGGAACCTTGAGGACAACACTTTGAAGGAATACATCAAAGTACTGAAAAAACTCAAAAGCGCCGAATACACCGATTTAAGGGTTCTCCTCCTGAGAATGGCCATTGATACCCTCTTTCACAAGCATATAATGGAAGCCATAGAAAAGGCATACGAAGAGGCCCTGGATTTAATTAATGAGTTCGGATATACATCGGAGGACGAAGTTCCTGAGGACGCTCCTAGAAAACAGATTGAGTCAGGTCTAGTCATAATCCCCGGACTGCCGGCTTTAACGCTCCCGTTCTATGGAGTTCTCGGCTCAAGGATTCCGCCTGAGGAAGTACTGGACGAACTGCTGTCTACCATGAAAGATAACGTTGTAATACCTCCCGGTGAAGAGAAAAAGATAAAGGAAACCCTCAGGAAGTTCAAGGAAATGAGCGAGAAAATGAAAGCAAACTACGAGAAACTTGAAACAAAAGCCGTTCATCCAATAATAACTGCGGTTGCAAGAGAAACTCGGAGAAACGAAGAACAGCACGAAGCCGTCCTTGAGAAGCTCATATCTTAGATTTTTGAGCCTTTCACTTTTCTGTCCCATTCTTCCAGCATTGTATCAAGGGCCAGAAGACTGTTGAGTCTCAATCTTACCCTGCCGTTTTCCCAGTCTATGGAACCCTTGAACTCGTTGAGTAGCTCGAAAACCTTTTCGGCTTCTTTCTCGGGAAGGGTTTTGCCATAGAACTCCTCACCGCAGTGGGGACATTTGAAAACGAAGTCGCGGAGTTCGTTGAGAAATATTTCCTTGTCTAATAGGATCTTTTTCATTTCATTACCTCTTTTTGCCAGCATCTGCTCCATTAATTCCCTCCAGTCAAGTGGTTTGCCGCAGAGCGGGCATCTTGCCATTCTAGTCCACCTCCTTCAAAAACTTTTCAATTTCCTTCAGGATAAACCTAACTGCTTCATCAAGATTCTTCTTCCCGTTCGCACCGGCGGCTCCGGCGTGTCCGCCGCCAGAGCCATCTATGATTGGCCCGACCTTCTCCATTATCTTGCCCAGATGAAGGCCTTTCTTCACGAGGCTCTCCTTGGCCCTTGCGGAAATCCTGACGCCCTTCTTCTCGCTCCCCACTATAGCTATATCCGCCCCAAGGCTTAGAAACGTCTTGCAGGCGAGAGACTCGTAGGCAGAAACCTTTGAGACCGCTATGATGTACCTGCGGAACTTCTTTATTTCCAGCCTCTGGCATGCCTTCAGCATCGCTATTCTCTTTGCTTGGTCGATGTTCTCGTCGCTCACGGGTGCGACTAGCTGGAATATCTCCCCCATTTGGAGCGGGAAGCGCTCGAGCATCTCCGAAACAGCTTTGAAAGTTTTCGCGTTGGCAAAGCGAAAGTTTGCAGTATCTGTGACGATTCCAGCGAGCAGAGCCTTGACAGCGGCCTCGTTATAGAATCCAAGATATTTGAAAAGCTCCCAAACTATTTCGGCCGTCGAGGTTCTGGAGGAATCAACCACTGCTATCTGGGCTTTAATTGGCTTTTCCTTCTCCATGTGATGGTCGATAAGAACGACG contains:
- a CDS encoding 30S ribosomal protein S27e produces the protein MALPKNLIPMPRSRFLRVKCIDCGNEQIVFSHPATPVRCLVCGATLVEPTGGKGIVKAKILEVLE
- a CDS encoding 50S ribosomal protein L44e; protein product: MKYPKQIRTYCPFCKKHTIHKVEKVKKRPRSELSQGQRRFRRIMKGYHGFPRPNPAGREKPVKKLDLRFRCTVCGKAHTRGKGFRVKKFELVEV
- a CDS encoding DHH family phosphoesterase, translated to MKGKIKLKRFLGSSKGKSFLLLCHHNADPDSLGSAIAFALYLKSVGVEKVRIGVAQSVSSYAKKLLAFSPVPVEKNPSVEEDVVVIFDTSSLEQLEPVEIPTGKTVVLIDHHMEKEKPIKAQIAVVDSSRTSTAEIVWELFKYLGFYNEAAVKALLAGIVTDTANFRFANAKTFKAVSEMLERFPLQMGEIFQLVAPVSDENIDQAKRIAMLKACQRLEIKKFRRYIIAVSKVSAYESLACKTFLSLGADIAIVGSEKKGVRISARAKESLVKKGLHLGKIMEKVGPIIDGSGGGHAGAAGANGKKNLDEAVRFILKEIEKFLKEVD